The proteins below come from a single Benincasa hispida cultivar B227 chromosome 4, ASM972705v1, whole genome shotgun sequence genomic window:
- the LOC120076267 gene encoding abscisic acid receptor PYL4-like, whose translation MPSSLQFYRHTATKPTAAFNCHHAAVNPKNQFVPPPCPVADHKHAVASDQCSSVVVQTIDAPVPVVWSLVRRFDNPQTYKHFLKSCRIVDGDGETVGTVREVHVVSGLPALSSKERLEILDDEKHVMSFSVVGGDHRLKNYRSVMSLHVVPGGGGTVVVESYVVDVPPGNTKEETCVFVNTIVRCNLQSLARVSENIAKSKTKSI comes from the coding sequence ATGCCGTCTTCCCTTCAATTCTACCGCCACACCGCCACTAAACCCACCGCCGCTTTCAATTGTCATCACGCCGCCGTTAATCCAAAAAACCAATTCGTGCCGCCTCCGTGCCCGGTCGCTGATCACAAACATGCGGTGGCGTCGGACCAGTGCAGCTCCGTCGTGGTGCAGACGATCGACGCTCCGGTACCCGTCGTTTGGTCGTTGGTCCGGCGGTTCGACAACCCACAAACGTACAAGCACTTTCTGAAGAGTTGCCGGATTGTGGACGGCGATGGGGAAACGGTTGGAACGGTGCGTGAGGTGCACGTGGTGTCAGGTCTGCCAGCGCTGTCGAGTAAAGAACGGTTGGAGATTCTGGACGACGAAAAGCACGTGATGAGCTTCAGCGTTGTAGGAGGGGACCACAGGCTGAAGAATTACCGGTCGGTGATGAGCTTACACGTGGTACCGGGTGGCGGAGGAACGGTGGTCGTGGAGTCGTACGTGGTGGACGTGCCGCCGGGAAATACAAAAGAAGAAACGTGCGTGTTCGTAAATACGATCGTGCGGTGCAATTTACAATCGTTGGCTCGAGTATCGGAGAATATTGCCAAATCAAAGACCAAAAGtatataa